A stretch of Strix aluco isolate bStrAlu1 chromosome 16, bStrAlu1.hap1, whole genome shotgun sequence DNA encodes these proteins:
- the LOC141930742 gene encoding calcitonin isoform X1, translating to MTCSNARQTPRSCAWLSAVVRVLFILFCLPLLRPGLESITDRVMLSDYEARRLLNALVKEFIQMTAEELEQASEGNSLDRPISKRCASLSTCVLGKLSQELHKLQTYPRTDVGAGTPGKKRNVLSDLEHERYANYGEPLGNN from the exons ATGACATGCAGTAATGCACGACAAACCCCTCGCTCCTGTGCATGGCTCTCTGCAGTAGTCCGGGTTTTATTCATCCTGTTTTGCTTACCTCTGCTTAGACCTGGCTTGGAGTCTATAACGGATCGAGTGATGCTCAGTGACTACGAAGCTCGGAGGTTATTAAATGCGCTGGTGAAAGAGTTCATACAGATGACAGCAGAAGAGCTGGAGCAAGCCTCTGAGGGGAACAG cCTGGATAGACCCATTTCCAAACGCTGTGCCAGTCTGAGTACTTGTGTGCTGGGCAAACTGTCTCAAGAATTGCACAAATTGCAAACTTACCCTCGTACTGACGTCGGGGCCGGAACTCCTGGCAAGAAACGAAATGTGCTGAGTGACCTGGAACATGAACGCTATGCAAACTATGGGGAACCCCTAGGAAACAACTAG
- the LOC141930742 gene encoding calcitonin isoform X2, with protein sequence MVLLKISSFLAVYALVVCQMDSFQAAPVRPGLESITDRVMLSDYEARRLLNALVKEFIQMTAEELEQASEGNSLDRPISKRCASLSTCVLGKLSQELHKLQTYPRTDVGAGTPGKKRNVLSDLEHERYANYGEPLGNN encoded by the exons ATGGTTTTGCTGAAGATTTCATCTTTCCTTGCTGTTTATGCCTTGGTTGTGTGCCAGATGGATAGCTTCCAGGCAGCCCCAGTCAG ACCTGGCTTGGAGTCTATAACGGATCGAGTGATGCTCAGTGACTACGAAGCTCGGAGGTTATTAAATGCGCTGGTGAAAGAGTTCATACAGATGACAGCAGAAGAGCTGGAGCAAGCCTCTGAGGGGAACAG cCTGGATAGACCCATTTCCAAACGCTGTGCCAGTCTGAGTACTTGTGTGCTGGGCAAACTGTCTCAAGAATTGCACAAATTGCAAACTTACCCTCGTACTGACGTCGGGGCCGGAACTCCTGGCAAGAAACGAAATGTGCTGAGTGACCTGGAACATGAACGCTATGCAAACTATGGGGAACCCCTAGGAAACAACTAG